One segment of Carya illinoinensis cultivar Pawnee chromosome 1, C.illinoinensisPawnee_v1, whole genome shotgun sequence DNA contains the following:
- the LOC122301290 gene encoding protein FAR1-RELATED SEQUENCE 5-like, giving the protein MNKSFRSLVVGVGGFENVPFFKKDCRNYIDKARHLRLGADGTGVLRDYFLRMQYKNLAFFALMDLNDDDRLKIVFWADPHSRAAYQYFGDVVIFDTIYLTNRYGMLFAPFVGVNHHGQSILLGAGLISSEDTKTFVWLFQTWKVPEKLGSYGFYKTGMKTALMKCVYDTQTQEEFEKCWDQFITTYNLHENVWLESLYTEHESPIEKRYQDLYTNEKFWEVQQQLARVINLDQVLLKVHGTVKTYVVKEEVCLEEFTKLVIHLVDFSQEDTGAAKCSCGLFEMKGIVCRHIFAVFKCNGIKSLPDGYILDR; this is encoded by the exons ATGAATAAAAGTTTCAGATCTCTTGTTGTTGGTGTGGGTGGATTTGAGAACGtcccattttttaaaaaggattGTCGTAACTACATCGACAAGGCACGACATCTACGACTAGGTGCAGATGGTACTGGGGTGCTTCGAGACTACTTTTTACGGATGCAGTACAAAAATCTGGCGTTCTTTGCATTAATGGACCTGAATGATGACGATAGGTTAAAGATTGTATTTTGGGCAGACCCCCATAGTAGAGCAGCCTACCAATATTTCGGTGATGTAGTCATATTCGACACCATATACCTGACGAACCGATATGGGATGctctttgcaccatttgttggtgtaaaccaccatggacAATCAATTTTGTTGGGAGCTGGCTTGATTTCCTCAGAGGATACTAAGACCTTCGTGTGGTTGTTCCAGACCTG GAAAGTCCCCGAAAAGCTTGGTAGCTATGGTTTCTACAAAACTGGAATGAAAACTGCACTaatgaaatgtgtgtatgacACCCAAACTCAGGAAGAGTTCGAGAAATGTTGGGATCAGTTCATCACCACGTACAACTTGCATGAGAATGTGTGGTTGGAAAGTTTATACACTGAGCATGA ATCTCCAATTGAAAAGAGATATCAAGATTTGTACACAAATGAAAAGTTTTGGGAAGTTCAACAACAACTTGCTCGTGTTATCAACTTGGACCAAGTTTTACTCAAAGTGCATGGTACAGTAAAGACCTATGTAGTAAAGGAGGAAGTTTGTCTTGAAGAGTTCACTAAGTTGGTTATACATTTAGTGGACTTTAGTCAGGAAGATACAGGTGCTGCAAAGTGTTCTTGTGgtttatttgaaatgaagggGATAGTGTGCCGGCACATCTTCGCTGTGTTCAAATGTAACGGGATTAAATCATTGCCAGATGGGTACATTTTGGATCGATAG